The Inediibacterium massiliense genome includes the window CAAGAGAATTAAAAGAAGATGAAAAAGATTTGGGGCTAGAAGTATATACTATAGCTAAAGATGGTATTGCTGTTTCGGTGAATCCATCTAATGAAGTAGAAGATTTGACATTAGAGCAAATTAAAAAGATTTTTACAGGTGAAATTAAAAACTGGAAAGAAGTTGGAGGAGACGATCAAGAAATTATAGTCGTAAGTAGAGAAGAAGGATCTGGAACAAGAGGAGCTTTTGTAGAAATTACAGGAGTAGAGGCTAAAGATGCAAATGGAGAAAAAATAGATCAAACTACTAAAAAAGCATTAGTACAACCATCTACAGGAGCAGTAAAACAGACAGTTGCAAATACACCAAATGCAATTGGATATATATCTATGGGAGCAAAAGATGATACAATAAAGAGTATAAAAGTTGAAGGAGTAGACGCTACAGAGGAAAATGCAAAAGCAGGAATCTATAAGATCTCTAGACCTTTTAATTATCTAATAAAGGGAGAGAAATCAGAAGCAGTAAAACAATATATAGATTTTGTAATGAATGAAGGACAAGAGATTGTAAAAGAGGAATTTATCTCAATTAAATAGATATGGAATAAAATACAAAAGATGGAGAAATCCATCTTTTGTATTTTGGTTATGAATTAACATGAAATTAACAAAAAGTTAATGGTTCCATAAACAAGTAAATGAAAATTCTAGATAAAATGAAAATGAGAGATTTCATAGTGGGAGGAAATAAAAATGAAAATATATGAAAAATGGATCGAAATCTTTTTATTTGTTTGTGCCACCATAGCAACCTTATCAGTTTTTTTAATTACTTTTTTTATTTTCAAAGAAGGAATGCCTATGATTAAAAGTTATGGATTATTTTCCTTTGTATTTGGGAAAGATTGGAGCCCTACAAATGGACAATATGGAGCATTTCCTATGATTGTAGGCTCTATATCCGTTACACTAGGAGCATTAGTGATTGGAATTCCAGCGGGAATTACTTGTGCAGTATTTTTAGCAGAAATTGCACCGAAATCGATTGTAAGGATTTTCAAACCCGCTATTGAGTTGTTAGCAGGTATTCCATCTGTTGTATATGGATTATTTGGACTTTCTATATTGGTACCTTTTATTAGAGTATATATATTACCTATTGTACAAAAATTTAATGCTGATGCTTATACATCTGGATATAGTATTTTGGCAGGATCAATCGTACTAGCTATTATGATTCTACCAACTATCGTAAGTATTTCAGAAAATGCTATAAGATCAGTACCAGATGAGTATAAAGCAGGATCACTAGCTCTAGGGGCAACTCATTTTGAAACTATTACAAAAGTTATTCTTCCAGCAGCTAAATCAGGAATCATAGCATCTGTAGTTTTAGGAATGGGTAGAGCGGTAGGAGAGACTATGGCAGTTATATTAATCACTGGGAATATGCCAAAAGTTCCAGGCGGAATATTAGATTCAGTTTCTACACTAACAGGAACCATTGCCATGGAAATGGGTTATGCAACCCCTACTCATCAAAAGGCTTTATTTGCTACAGGAATCCTCCTCTTTGTATTTATTATGCTTTTAAATATGACAGCAACTTTTACCATGAAGAGAATGGGGGCGAAATAAAATATGGTAGTTCATACAAAAGTTCATACACCAAATGTATTGTTTAAAAAAAATAAATTAAATATAAAAGAAAAAATTGTATCTATATGGATTTATGCGATAGCTTTTCTTACAATTTTAGCGTTATTATCTATTATTGGTTATATACTCATAAATGGAATCAAACATTTAAATCTTGAGTTTTTTATTCAAGAGCCAAAAAGCATGGGAAGAGAAGGTGGAATTTTTTCAGTTATTGTAGGAACAATTTATTTAACAGTAGTATCTATTGGAATTGCAACACCTATAGGAGTTTGTGCAGCTATTTATTCAACAGAATATGCAAAAGAAAATAAGTTTGTAAAATTGATTCGGTTTGGAACAGAAACTTTAGCAGGAATTCCATCTATTATATTTGGATTGTTTGGATTTGTATTCTTTGTTATTTTTTTAGGATTTAGGTGGTCTATTTTATCAGGTGGACTCACTCTAGCTATGATGATTTTGCCAACTCTCATTCGAACAACGGAGGAATCCATCAAAACTGTGCCGAGATCATTTAGGGAAGGAAGTTTAGCACTAGGTGCTACAAAATGGCAAACTATAGTAAAAGTAGTTCTTCCAAGTAGTATATCAGGAATTTTAACAGGACTTATTTTAGGAATTGGAAGGGCTGTAGGAGAAACGGCAGCAGTGATGCTTACAGCAGGAAGCTCATTAGGAGTTCCTACTTCTATACTAGATCCTACGAGAACTATGTCGGTGCACTTATATTTATTGGCATCTGAAGGACTATCTAAAGAAAAGACTTTTGCTACAGCATCAGTACTCATTATATTGGTTTTATGTATCAATTTTTTATCTAATGTAGTTGTCAATAAATTTATAAAGAATACAAAAGTTTCATAGAAGGGAGATAAATTATGAGCAATGTAAAGATTCGTGTCAAAGATCTCCAACTGTACTATGGAGAATTTCATGCACTTATGGATATTAATATGGATGTTATGGAAAATAAGGTTACAGCTTTAATAGGACCTTCAGGTTGTGGAAAATCAACTTTTTTAAGAACTTTAAATAGGATGAATGACTTGATAGATCATGTGAAAATTAAAGGAAATGTATTTATAGATGAAATGGATATTTATGATTCTTCATGTGATTTAATACATTTAAGAAAAAGAGTAGGAATGGTTTTTCAAAAACCAAATCCTTTTCCGAAAACAATTTATGAGAATATTGCATATGGACCTAAGATTCATGGAATAAAGGAAAAATCAGTATTAGATGAAATTGTAGAAAAAAGTTTAAAGAAGGCTGCACTTTGGGAGGAAGTAAAGGATAGATTAAACAAGCCTGCTTTAGGATTATCAGGAGGGCAACAGCAAAGACTTTGTATTGCTAGATGCTTAGCAGTAGAACCAGATGTTATTTTAATGGATGAGCCAACTTCCGCATTAGATCCTATTTCTACTTTAAAGGTTGAAAATTTATTAGAGGAATTGAAAAAAGATTATACCATTGTTATTGTTACTCATAATATGCAGCAAGCAGGAAGGGTATCAGATTATACATCTTTTTTCTTAAATGGAGAAATTATAGAGACTGACCTTACAGATAATATATTTTCAAAACCAAGAGATAAAAGAACTGAAGATTATATTACTGGAAGATTTGGTTAAAAAGACTTGTGGTAATAAGTCAAGATAGAAAAAGATAGGTTTTGATTAAACTTACAATAATATTTTCTAAAAAAGTCAGCACTTAATAAACCTAAGGTAAATTAGGATTAAAACGAAAAGATTGCGCATCGAAGATTATTCGATATTATACACTCCTTTCTGGTGCATAAAGTTGGTGATTGCGTAGCAGCACATCCACCATGCGCACAAATTTTCTTGCAGTAAGGACGAGAGCTCTTTTATGTTGATGCTTAGGAACTTCATGATATTTCTTGAGATAGTATTCTCTATAAACAGGTTCATTACGCATAAGTGAATTGGCAGCTTCAATCAAGTAATAGCGAAGGTAATGATTCCCTGTTTTAGTCATTGTAGTTCTTTCAGATTCAAAATTACCAGATTGTTTTCGCTTCCAGTAAAGACCTGCATACTTGGCAATTTTGGCTTCATTTTCGAAGCGTTGAATTTGACCAATTTCGGCTATTATGCCAGCAGCATAAACTGGTCCAATGCCTGGAACACTAAGCAATGATTTGGATTCAGGTAAAATTTCAAATAATTGCTGAATTGCTTTATCAAGTTCTTTGATCTGTTTTTTTATGGTTTTAATCATCATAGCATATGAAGCCAAAATAACATCGACTGAATTTTGCATGACTTTTCCTAGTCGATAAGAGTCTCTAATGGCTTTTGAAAGTGATTTCGCAAGCTTTTCAGGATTGCTAAATCGACCACGGCCTTTTTCTTGTAAAATAGCAGCCAAATCCTCTAAAGACATATTGGCGATGTCTTCAAGAGTCATAGAGTCGGTTACTAAGTCCATCATGGTTGTACCAAAGACAGATGTATCAATTTCTTTAGTGAGGGTATTACACTTGTAATAAATATTTTCTAAAAAATGTTGCTTCATTTCAGTCAATTGGCCAATGAGCTGGTAACGTGATCTAGTTAATCTTTGTAAAGCCATATATTGTTCTTCTTTAATCAAGGAAGTATTGAAACGATCAAAGCGAAGAAAGTCAGCAATACGATAAGCATCTATTTTATCGGTTTTATCTTCTTCAAATAGGCCTTTAAACCGATGTATAGCCTTAGGATTCATAACAACAACTTCGACTCCTAAAGACTTAAGCTCACAGTCTTCTGCTAGAAAAGTTGAAGGGTGAAAGCTGTAAATAGAAGTTGCTTCCATACCGATTATAATACGATCATACTGAATTAGATCAGTGAAATGGCTAATATGTTCTTTGATTTTACTAGCACCAACAACATTATTGGGTAGAGAAACTTCTAGTAAAATTTGATCTTCACTGGTGAGAAAACAAGTATCAAGTTTTTCAGAACTAACATCAATACCAACAAATAATTTCATGGATAGGACCTCCTTTCTATGAATTTGGAACGGCTTGGATACTGAAACCTATCCCTAGTTACCAACCGGATGGCAACAACCTCGCGTATGAGTATTCAATACTTGTCCACCATAAGCTGCCCGAAGCTACTAACATTCGGTATGATAGGCAAGAGATACAGCTTGTGAGTTTGCAGTACACCTGTTGGCTGGGAGACAGTCTTTAAATGCAGTCTTGCTGCAGGAGAGAACAGCCTTAATCCAGATAGATCCTTATTCCATACTTCTATTATCTAGGAATAGGACTCAATATCCAAGTCGATAGATGAAAATTTTTAAATTTAAATATATTATACGAGGAGAGTAGAGTATGCCAAGATTACAATTATCTCATGAACTACAAAAACTTCATAATGATTTATTAAAGTTAGGGAGTATGACAGAAGAAGCTATATTAGACAGCATTAAATCGTTAAAAGATCAAGACAATATTCTTGCTCAAAAGGTAATTGATTTTGATAAAAATATTAATATATTAGAAGAAGCTATAGAAGACAAATGTATAAAATTAATTGCAACTCAACAACCTATGGCTATTGATTTAAGAGAGATCTGTTCTATATTAAGACTCATTGCAGATTTAGAGAGAATGGCAGACCATGCTGAAGATATTGCCAAAATAACTATTAAATTATCAGGAGAAAAATATATGAAGTCTCTTATAGATATCCCTAGGATGGCAGATTTAGCTACTCATATGGTAAAAAGATCATTAGATGCTTTTGTAAAAAAAGATATTGCTTTGGCTAAAGAAACTTGGGCTTTGGATGAAACAGTAGATGAAATTTATAAGCAAGTGTATAGAGAACTATTAACTTATATGTTAGAAGATCCTAAAAAAATCACTCAATCTACCTATTTTTTATTTATTTGTTCTCATATAGAAAGAATTGCGGACTATGCAAAAAATGTGTGTGAAAAGGTAGTGTATATTCAGACGGGTAATTATAATATGAAGATGGATTAAAAACAGCCCAGTGAGGCTGTTTTTTTCATAAAACCTTAAAAATAACAAATAATAGAGTTATCATATAAAAATAGGAGGACTTTTATGGGAAAATTTAGTGTTCAAATTATGGTAGCTCTATTTATGGGACTTTTGGCTAGAATATATATGATTAGAATTGATCAAAGACAATATCCAAGCTATCCACAAGGATTGATTTCTCATTTAACATTAGGAGTGATTGCATCATCTTTAGGAGCAGTGGCATTACCATCTTTACTTCAAAAAGAATATAGTGCAGTTACTTTTTTAGCATTAGCTGCTCAACAATTTAGAGATGTTAGAAATATGGAAAGACAGAGTCTTGACAATATTGAAGGCACAGAGTTAGTACCTAGAGGAACAGCATACATTGAAGAAATTGCAAAAGCCTTTGAAGCAAGAAATTATATGGTAATCATTACATCTCTTACTACGAGCATATTTTTTTATATAGGCCAAAAAATGAAATTTCCTATTTACGGGCAAATTTTTTTAGGAGTTTTGACAGGAATGATTATGGCAGCTATATTAAAAAGAGTATTAAAAAGACAGTTGGTCGAAGAAATTGCAGAAGTTAAACCTGCCAAAATACATTTTGAAGGACCCCTTCTTATGGTAAATGATGTAGTGATTATGAATATAGGACTAAAAGGTTCTAGAAAAATATATGAAGAGGTAGGAATAGCTGTAGAAATTATTCCTCATGATGCCAATGGAAGAGAGACTTTAGCAAATCTAGGACAAAGACAAGCTATTGCACATAATACGGCTGTTCAGCTTGGAATAAGAAAAGATGTAGATGAGCCTGATTTTACTCCTATGCTTAGAAGAAATCCTAATAATGGAAATATTGTATTCTCTCTTATTCCTATGGAACCTGATATAGATCTTTTAGTAGAAGCAGTCAAAAGAACACCAGTTTTAGAAACTGCAAAAAGAAAACCTTTAGAATCTAAAAAAGGAACAGCAGAAAATAATCAATTGAAAGGAGAACTTTAATGGATTTTGGAATTAAAGATAATATTGTTGCAATTGTCACTACAGATAAAAATATGATTTCTACTACAACTGTACCTGTTTTTTATGCCAATTCACAAGAACAACAAGAAAAAACTGCTCTTTTGGTTGCAAAAGTTACAATGGGTATGGTTCATGATTTAGAAAATGGTTCTTATGTCATTGTGAAGCATTAAAGATTCTTGACGTGTAATAAACTACCGTGATATGATTACTAATTGTGGTGAAGGTTAGCAAAAATTATGATATAATATTAGTAGCAGGTATTAAAACTAGATTTTAAGTGGGTGGATATAATGCATAAAAACATCATTTCAAAAGTATATGATCAAAGTAGAGCAAAAAAATTAGGAATTGAAGAAGGAGATCAACTTCTAAAAATAAATGGAGAAGAGATTGAAGACATTATTGAATATATGTTTTTGATGGCAGATGAATATATAGAGATAGAAATTAAAAAGAAAGATGAATCTATTCAAAAATATTCTCTTTATAAAGATTTTGATGAAGATTTAGGAATGGAATTTGAAAATCCTATTATTGATAAAGCAAAGAGTTGTCAAAATAAATGTGTATTTTGTTTTATAGATCAATTACCACCCGACATGAGAGAAACTCTTTATTTTAAAGATGACGATTCAAGGCTTTCATTTCTTCAAGGAAATTTTATTACCTTAACCAATATGGCAGATCAAGATATAGAAAAAATGATTAGATATAGAATTAGTCCTGTGAATGTTTCTGTTCATACTACAAATCCTGCTTTACGTGTTAAAATGCTTCATAATAAAAAAGCAGGAAATATATATGAAAGAATTGAAAAATTAGCTCATGCAGGAATTAAAATGAATGGACAAATTGTTCTTTGTAGAGATATTAATGATAAGGATGAGTTAGAAAAAACAATAAAAGACTTATCTAGCTTATATCCTCATATGGAAAGTGTTGCAGTAGTTCCAGTTGGAATTACAAAATTTAGAGAAGGGTTGTATCCACTTAAAATATATGATGAAAATTCATCTAAAGAAGTGATTAAGCAAGTAGAAAAGTTACAAAATATTTTGTTAAAGGAGATAGGAACTCGATTTGTTTATCTTTCAGATGAATTTTATGTAGTGGCAAAGGAGCCGCTTCCATCCTATGAAAAATATGAACAATTTTTGCAGA containing:
- the phoU gene encoding phosphate signaling complex protein PhoU, giving the protein MPRLQLSHELQKLHNDLLKLGSMTEEAILDSIKSLKDQDNILAQKVIDFDKNINILEEAIEDKCIKLIATQQPMAIDLREICSILRLIADLERMADHAEDIAKITIKLSGEKYMKSLIDIPRMADLATHMVKRSLDAFVKKDIALAKETWALDETVDEIYKQVYRELLTYMLEDPKKITQSTYFLFICSHIERIADYAKNVCEKVVYIQTGNYNMKMD
- the pstB gene encoding phosphate ABC transporter ATP-binding protein PstB; the encoded protein is MSNVKIRVKDLQLYYGEFHALMDINMDVMENKVTALIGPSGCGKSTFLRTLNRMNDLIDHVKIKGNVFIDEMDIYDSSCDLIHLRKRVGMVFQKPNPFPKTIYENIAYGPKIHGIKEKSVLDEIVEKSLKKAALWEEVKDRLNKPALGLSGGQQQRLCIARCLAVEPDVILMDEPTSALDPISTLKVENLLEELKKDYTIVIVTHNMQQAGRVSDYTSFFLNGEIIETDLTDNIFSKPRDKRTEDYITGRFG
- the pstA gene encoding phosphate ABC transporter permease PstA; translation: MVVHTKVHTPNVLFKKNKLNIKEKIVSIWIYAIAFLTILALLSIIGYILINGIKHLNLEFFIQEPKSMGREGGIFSVIVGTIYLTVVSIGIATPIGVCAAIYSTEYAKENKFVKLIRFGTETLAGIPSIIFGLFGFVFFVIFLGFRWSILSGGLTLAMMILPTLIRTTEESIKTVPRSFREGSLALGATKWQTIVKVVLPSSISGILTGLILGIGRAVGETAAVMLTAGSSLGVPTSILDPTRTMSVHLYLLASEGLSKEKTFATASVLIILVLCINFLSNVVVNKFIKNTKVS
- the pstC gene encoding phosphate ABC transporter permease subunit PstC, with amino-acid sequence MKIYEKWIEIFLFVCATIATLSVFLITFFIFKEGMPMIKSYGLFSFVFGKDWSPTNGQYGAFPMIVGSISVTLGALVIGIPAGITCAVFLAEIAPKSIVRIFKPAIELLAGIPSVVYGLFGLSILVPFIRVYILPIVQKFNADAYTSGYSILAGSIVLAIMILPTIVSISENAIRSVPDEYKAGSLALGATHFETITKVILPAAKSGIIASVVLGMGRAVGETMAVILITGNMPKVPGGILDSVSTLTGTIAMEMGYATPTHQKALFATGILLFVFIMLLNMTATFTMKRMGAK
- a CDS encoding IS110 family transposase codes for the protein MKLFVGIDVSSEKLDTCFLTSEDQILLEVSLPNNVVGASKIKEHISHFTDLIQYDRIIIGMEATSIYSFHPSTFLAEDCELKSLGVEVVVMNPKAIHRFKGLFEEDKTDKIDAYRIADFLRFDRFNTSLIKEEQYMALQRLTRSRYQLIGQLTEMKQHFLENIYYKCNTLTKEIDTSVFGTTMMDLVTDSMTLEDIANMSLEDLAAILQEKGRGRFSNPEKLAKSLSKAIRDSYRLGKVMQNSVDVILASYAMMIKTIKKQIKELDKAIQQLFEILPESKSLLSVPGIGPVYAAGIIAEIGQIQRFENEAKIAKYAGLYWKRKQSGNFESERTTMTKTGNHYLRYYLIEAANSLMRNEPVYREYYLKKYHEVPKHQHKRALVLTARKFVRMVDVLLRNHQLYAPERSV
- a CDS encoding YIEGIA family protein translates to MGKFSVQIMVALFMGLLARIYMIRIDQRQYPSYPQGLISHLTLGVIASSLGAVALPSLLQKEYSAVTFLALAAQQFRDVRNMERQSLDNIEGTELVPRGTAYIEEIAKAFEARNYMVIITSLTTSIFFYIGQKMKFPIYGQIFLGVLTGMIMAAILKRVLKRQLVEEIAEVKPAKIHFEGPLLMVNDVVIMNIGLKGSRKIYEEVGIAVEIIPHDANGRETLANLGQRQAIAHNTAVQLGIRKDVDEPDFTPMLRRNPNNGNIVFSLIPMEPDIDLLVEAVKRTPVLETAKRKPLESKKGTAENNQLKGEL
- a CDS encoding capping complex subunit for YIEGIA — its product is MDFGIKDNIVAIVTTDKNMISTTTVPVFYANSQEQQEKTALLVAKVTMGMVHDLENGSYVIVKH
- a CDS encoding phosphate ABC transporter substrate-binding protein yields the protein MKKILSLMMVLILSLGVLAACGQKEEPKDQQSESKVSGKIIIAGSTSVQPLSEELVNAFNQKYPDVSIEVQGGGSSVGVKSANDGIADIGASSRELKEDEKDLGLEVYTIAKDGIAVSVNPSNEVEDLTLEQIKKIFTGEIKNWKEVGGDDQEIIVVSREEGSGTRGAFVEITGVEAKDANGEKIDQTTKKALVQPSTGAVKQTVANTPNAIGYISMGAKDDTIKSIKVEGVDATEENAKAGIYKISRPFNYLIKGEKSEAVKQYIDFVMNEGQEIVKEEFISIK
- a CDS encoding DUF512 domain-containing protein, which gives rise to MHKNIISKVYDQSRAKKLGIEEGDQLLKINGEEIEDIIEYMFLMADEYIEIEIKKKDESIQKYSLYKDFDEDLGMEFENPIIDKAKSCQNKCVFCFIDQLPPDMRETLYFKDDDSRLSFLQGNFITLTNMADQDIEKMIRYRISPVNVSVHTTNPALRVKMLHNKKAGNIYERIEKLAHAGIKMNGQIVLCRDINDKDELEKTIKDLSSLYPHMESVAVVPVGITKFREGLYPLKIYDENSSKEVIKQVEKLQNILLKEIGTRFVYLSDEFYVVAKEPLPSYEKYEQFLQIENGVGLMAKFQHEVIHYLKELESDPKVHKKVSIATGKSAKEFIEKIARQVEKKFSSVEINVFEIKNFFFGETITVAGLITGTDLIYQLREKSLGEKLLIPTSMLKTGEEIFLDDVTLQDVEKELNIKVVVSEVEGKDFVNKIIQ